GACCCCTATTCAACTCCACTACTGAGCCTCCACCATTAAGGGTTGTAAGGAAAGGTTCAACAGCGTAGAGCTCGCCCTCTAGGATTTGAGTCCCATCCAGATCTGATACGTTGGGAATCGACTTTCCAGCATGTAGGATAAATCGCTCCATCTTATGTCCCATTAGATTCCTTATCGGTTTATACCCCCAACCTTTTATCGTCCTCTCTATGGCTGCTCCAACCTCGCCCGCTTTGACTCCTGGCCTCAACGATTCCACAGCAGCCTCCAGCGCATCCTCCACAGCCTTGACCAATGGATGATACTCGGGGGATAGAGCTATGGTGAAGGCGGTATCTGCGATATATCCATTGATGTGGATCCCGAAATCTATCTTCACTACTCCGTTTATGGGGATTCTGCTGGTATCATTCACCCCCGGAGTGTAATGAGCGGCAACCTCATTAATCCCTACGTTGCATGGGAAGGCGGGTTCCCCACCAAGCCTCCTGATCTCACCTTCAATCTCCTCGCACAACTGTATTATAGGCTTTCCAGGATGTACTGCTCTACCAACTTTACGGCGCAGCTCAGCTGCGATCCTGCAGGCTTTAAATACCTCCTCTCCGACGGGCAAAGTAACCCCTCTTCACGGGCAAGGCCATACATTTCTCATGTCGCTTATGGATTTCAAGTACTCGCCCCCTTCTAGGAAGATGTCCTGGACCACATCTTTGGCTTTTTCTCTATTCTCCTGATGTTTCTTTAAAAATCTTATGACCTTCTCCGCTACCATGCATTTATGTTCTCCGCATAAGAGTTCGCCTCGCCTACATCTCTCCTCTATCCCCCTAAGT
This region of Candidatus Bathyarchaeota archaeon genomic DNA includes:
- the map gene encoding type II methionyl aminopeptidase, which encodes MPVGEEVFKACRIAAELRRKVGRAVHPGKPIIQLCEEIEGEIRRLGGEPAFPCNVGINEVAAHYTPGVNDTSRIPINGVVKIDFGIHINGYIADTAFTIALSPEYHPLVKAVEDALEAAVESLRPGVKAGEVGAAIERTIKGWGYKPIRNLMGHKMERFILHAGKSIPNVSDLDGTQILEGELYAVEPFLTTLNGGGSVVELNRGLIYRLHKEKGIKDRYAKELVKRIRDRFYTLPFTVRWLRDEMDNPSFAPTFKQLLDRGNIKVYPILVEKRGEPVAQAEHTILITHDGCKILTKT